The following proteins come from a genomic window of Flavobacterium eburneipallidum:
- the ruvB gene encoding Holliday junction branch migration DNA helicase RuvB, whose protein sequence is MNENLDPTNNSYNSEELDLEKRLRPLSFDDFAGQDQVLENLKVFVAAANQRNEALDHTLFHGPPGLGKTTLANILANELEVGIKITSGPVLDKPGDLAGLLTNLEERDVLFIDEIHRLSPIVEEYLYSAMEDFKIDIMIESGPNARTVQINLNPFTLIGATTRSGLLTAPMRARFGISSRLQYYTTELLTTIVERSASILKMPISMEAAIEIAGRSRGTPRIANALLRRVRDFAQIKGNGTIDIEIARYALKALNVDAHGLDEMDNKILNTIIDKFKGGPVGLSTLATAVSESSETIEEVYEPFLIQEGFIMRTPRGREVTEKAYQHLGKIRTNIQGGLF, encoded by the coding sequence ATGAACGAAAATTTAGACCCAACAAACAACAGCTATAATTCAGAGGAACTTGATCTTGAAAAAAGATTAAGACCACTGTCATTTGATGATTTTGCAGGTCAGGATCAGGTTTTAGAGAATTTGAAAGTTTTTGTTGCAGCAGCGAATCAAAGAAATGAAGCGCTCGATCATACCTTGTTTCATGGACCTCCAGGATTAGGTAAAACTACTTTGGCAAATATCTTGGCAAATGAATTAGAAGTAGGGATCAAAATCACTTCTGGTCCTGTTTTAGATAAGCCAGGAGACTTGGCTGGTTTGTTGACCAATTTGGAAGAAAGAGACGTTTTATTCATAGATGAAATCCATCGTTTAAGCCCAATTGTTGAAGAATATTTGTATTCGGCAATGGAAGACTTCAAGATTGATATTATGATTGAATCGGGGCCAAACGCCAGAACGGTTCAAATCAATTTGAATCCATTTACTTTAATTGGTGCAACAACTCGTTCGGGTTTATTAACAGCTCCAATGCGAGCACGTTTTGGAATTTCATCACGACTACAATATTATACTACGGAACTTCTAACGACAATTGTTGAAAGAAGTGCCTCTATTTTAAAAATGCCAATTTCTATGGAAGCGGCTATCGAAATCGCAGGCAGAAGCAGAGGAACGCCTCGTATTGCGAATGCATTATTACGTCGTGTTCGTGATTTTGCTCAAATAAAAGGGAATGGAACTATTGATATCGAAATTGCTCGTTATGCCTTAAAAGCATTAAATGTTGATGCTCACGGTTTGGACGAAATGGATAATAAAATCCTTAATACAATTATTGATAAATTCAAGGGTGGACCAGTAGGTTTGTCAACATTAGCAACTGCTGTGTCCGAAAGTAGTGAAACCATTGAAGAAGTGTATGAACCTTTCCTTATTCAAGAAGGATTTATCATGCGAACACCAAGAGGAAGGGAAGTGACTGAAAAAGCTTATCAGCATTTAGGAAAAATTAGGACAAATATTCAAGGCGGACTCTTTTAG
- a CDS encoding cytochrome C oxidase subunit IV family protein: MSHAHESNTKRIWTVFGILSVITIIEVIFGILKPESLHMTNFLSLNLLNWLFIILTLVKAYYIVYAFMHMEGETASLRNSVIWPLIFLVVYLSFILLVEADYVFEVFKNGTIKWNF, translated from the coding sequence ATGTCACACGCACACGAATCTAATACTAAAAGAATCTGGACTGTTTTCGGAATCTTATCTGTTATAACAATTATTGAAGTAATCTTTGGTATTCTTAAGCCAGAGTCATTACACATGACAAACTTTTTAAGTTTAAATTTATTGAACTGGTTGTTTATTATCTTGACTTTAGTAAAAGCCTACTATATAGTTTATGCTTTTATGCACATGGAAGGAGAAACAGCATCTTTGAGAAATTCAGTAATTTGGCCTTTAATTTTCTTGGTAGTTTATTTATCATTTATTCTTTTAGTTGAGGCTGATTATGTATTTGAGGTTTTTAAAAATGGCACTATTAAGTGGAATTTTTAA
- a CDS encoding CBS domain-containing protein, which produces MKVEQILAKKGKEVFSVLPTITVYEALGVMSEKNIGAILIIEDTVLKGILSERDYARKIALKAKSSKKTFVHEIMEENVLTVTPADDLDYCMELMNTKRVRHLPVSDNNIIIGIISISDVVKAIIEIQKETIKHLDSYISQ; this is translated from the coding sequence ATGAAAGTGGAACAAATATTAGCCAAAAAAGGAAAAGAAGTATTTTCAGTATTACCAACCATTACAGTGTATGAAGCCTTGGGTGTAATGAGTGAAAAAAACATTGGTGCTATTCTAATTATAGAAGACACTGTACTCAAAGGGATTTTATCTGAAAGAGATTATGCAAGGAAAATTGCCTTGAAAGCAAAGTCTTCCAAAAAGACTTTTGTTCATGAAATCATGGAAGAAAATGTGCTTACTGTAACTCCAGCAGATGATTTGGATTATTGCATGGAATTAATGAATACAAAACGAGTAAGACACTTGCCTGTTTCGGACAACAATATAATCATAGGAATCATTTCTATAAGCGACGTGGTAAAAGCAATCATCGAAATACAAAAAGAAACTATCAAACATTTGGATTCTTATATATCGCAGTAA
- a CDS encoding cytochrome c oxidase subunit 3: protein MTTTMTAEEHKERSNRSYKLLLMFAMISMIMMFAGLTSAFIVSKSRVDWLKDFQLPAAFFYSTAVIIGCSVTFHLAKKAIQKDNQNATTGFLLATLVLGILFVVLQFAGFTEIVESGYYFTGPQSSITTTFLYIVTVVHLLHLAGGLISLLIIIYNHFKQKYNSTQTLGIELGAMYWHFLDLLWVFLFLFLFFFK, encoded by the coding sequence ATGACAACAACAATGACCGCCGAAGAGCATAAAGAAAGATCAAATAGATCATACAAATTGCTATTGATGTTCGCCATGATTAGCATGATTATGATGTTTGCAGGACTTACCAGTGCTTTTATAGTGAGTAAATCCAGAGTCGATTGGTTGAAAGATTTTCAATTGCCAGCTGCATTTTTCTACAGCACAGCAGTAATTATTGGCTGTAGTGTTACTTTTCATTTGGCTAAAAAAGCGATTCAAAAAGACAATCAAAATGCTACAACAGGATTTCTTTTGGCTACTCTGGTATTAGGAATTTTATTTGTGGTTTTGCAATTTGCAGGATTTACTGAAATAGTAGAAAGTGGGTATTATTTTACTGGACCACAGAGTTCAATTACAACAACATTTTTATATATTGTTACCGTTGTGCATTTGCTGCACCTTGCTGGCGGACTAATTTCGCTTTTAATTATAATTTATAATCATTTTAAACAAAAATACAATTCAACCCAAACTCTTGGGATTGAGTTAGGTGCAATGTATTGGCACTTTTTGGATTTATTGTGGGTATTTTTATTTTTATTTTTATTTTTCTTTAAATAA
- the queG gene encoding tRNA epoxyqueuosine(34) reductase QueG, whose protein sequence is MINNKEIHTQFIKAESKRLGFLSCGISKAGFLEQEAPRLENWLKKQMNGQMSYMENNFDKRLDPTLLVEDSKSVISLLLNYYPSEIQNTDSYKISKYAYGQDYHFVIKDKLKELLFSIQSEIGDVSGRAFVDSAPVLDKAWAAKSGLGWIGKNSNLLTQKVGSFYFIAELIIDLDLEYDHAVTDHCGSCTACIDACPTEAIVAPYVVDGSKCISYFTIELKENIPLEMKGKFNEWAFGCDICQDVCPWNRFSKPHKEPLFNPNPELLSMSKKDWNEITEETFKAVFKNSPLKRTKFDGLKRNLNFLK, encoded by the coding sequence TTGATTAATAACAAAGAAATACACACACAATTTATAAAAGCCGAATCTAAAAGACTCGGCTTTTTGTCTTGTGGAATATCTAAAGCAGGTTTTTTAGAACAAGAAGCCCCTCGATTAGAGAATTGGCTCAAAAAACAAATGAATGGTCAAATGTCCTATATGGAAAATAATTTTGACAAACGTTTGGATCCTACTTTACTGGTAGAGGATTCTAAAAGTGTGATTTCGCTATTATTGAATTATTACCCTTCCGAAATTCAAAATACGGATTCTTATAAAATTTCAAAATACGCTTACGGTCAGGATTATCATTTTGTAATTAAAGACAAATTGAAGGAGTTATTATTTTCTATTCAATCTGAAATTGGAGATGTTTCAGGTCGTGCTTTTGTAGATTCGGCTCCTGTTTTAGATAAAGCTTGGGCTGCCAAAAGCGGTTTGGGTTGGATTGGTAAAAACAGCAATTTACTGACTCAAAAAGTAGGTTCTTTTTATTTCATAGCCGAATTGATTATTGATTTAGATTTAGAATACGACCATGCTGTAACCGATCATTGCGGTTCTTGCACCGCTTGTATCGATGCTTGCCCGACCGAGGCTATTGTTGCTCCTTATGTGGTGGATGGTAGTAAATGTATTTCTTATTTTACCATTGAGCTCAAAGAGAATATCCCGTTAGAAATGAAAGGCAAATTCAATGAATGGGCTTTTGGTTGTGATATTTGTCAGGATGTTTGTCCTTGGAATCGCTTTTCGAAACCACATAAAGAGCCACTTTTCAATCCCAATCCTGAATTGCTTTCTATGTCCAAAAAAGATTGGAATGAAATTACCGAAGAAACTTTTAAAGCTGTTTTTAAAAATTCGCCACTAAAAAGAACGAAGTTTGATGGCTTAAAGCGCAATCTGAATTTTTTGAAATAA
- a CDS encoding cytochrome c oxidase subunit 3, with amino-acid sequence METVTTANSGEKIWGGGDTQPMGASYGKMMMWFFIVSDALTFSGFLAAYGFSRFKFIETWPLADEVFTHFPFMHGVSAPMYYVAFMTFILIFSSVTMVLAVDAGHRLDKKKVTLYMFLTIIGGLIFVGSQAWEWKNFIKGEYGAVETKGGSLLQFVDKDGKRVALADFAVTLPEEREQLSRNKAKWFMDEPTLPSYSVAEVQAGFKANPNILIRTEVINAKKQKTVLSREESEARLAQASLVVEGANLVRNEYGSKLFADFFFFITGFHGFHVFSGVVINIIIFFNVLLGTYEKRKSYEMVEKVGLYWHFVDLVWVFVFTVFYLV; translated from the coding sequence ATGGAGACAGTTACTACTGCAAATAGTGGAGAAAAAATTTGGGGAGGCGGCGATACTCAACCAATGGGAGCTAGTTATGGCAAAATGATGATGTGGTTTTTTATCGTATCAGATGCTTTAACATTTTCAGGATTTTTAGCGGCTTATGGCTTTTCTAGATTCAAATTTATAGAAACTTGGCCTTTGGCAGATGAAGTGTTTACACACTTTCCATTCATGCACGGTGTTTCGGCACCGATGTATTATGTGGCATTTATGACTTTTATTTTGATTTTTTCATCCGTAACAATGGTACTTGCCGTTGATGCTGGTCATCGATTGGATAAAAAGAAAGTAACACTTTATATGTTTTTAACGATTATCGGAGGTTTGATATTCGTTGGTTCACAAGCTTGGGAATGGAAAAACTTCATCAAAGGAGAATACGGAGCTGTTGAAACTAAAGGAGGAAGTTTACTTCAGTTTGTTGATAAAGACGGAAAACGAGTAGCACTTGCTGATTTTGCAGTGACTTTGCCAGAAGAAAGGGAGCAATTGTCAAGAAATAAAGCAAAATGGTTTATGGATGAACCAACTTTGCCTAGTTACTCTGTTGCAGAAGTGCAAGCGGGTTTCAAAGCGAATCCTAATATTTTAATTAGAACAGAGGTTATCAATGCCAAAAAACAAAAGACGGTTCTTTCTAGAGAAGAATCAGAAGCAAGATTAGCGCAAGCTAGTTTAGTTGTTGAAGGTGCTAACTTGGTTAGAAACGAGTATGGAAGCAAATTGTTTGCTGATTTCTTTTTCTTTATAACAGGTTTTCACGGTTTCCACGTATTTTCTGGAGTAGTAATTAATATTATTATATTCTTCAATGTTTTATTAGGAACCTACGAGAAAAGAAAAAGCTATGAAATGGTAGAAAAAGTGGGACTATATTGGCACTTTGTTGATTTAGTTTGGGTATTTGTATTCACGGTTTTCTATCTAGTTTAA
- the cyoE gene encoding heme o synthase, with product MSTISIKSIYNDFKAITKAGLAISVLFSSIAGFLLGVTDFQSLDWVVLLKLAIGGYCMVGASNAFNQVIEKDLDALMDRTKNRPIPAGRMSPNLALVIASVLTIIGIVLLYSINPKSAMFGAISIFLYTSLYTPLKTVTSLSVFVGAFPGAIPFMLGWVAATGEFGIEAGTLFLIQFFWQFPHFWAIGWFLYEDYEKAGFFMLPTGKKDKGTALQIILYTVWLIVASLLPSLGYTGQLFISPIAAVLVFLLGLWMLFYAVKLYQSRTAKAARTLMLVSVSYITLLQLIYIFDKFLR from the coding sequence TTGAGTACCATTTCTATCAAATCAATTTATAACGATTTCAAAGCCATCACAAAAGCAGGATTAGCTATTAGTGTTTTGTTCTCGTCTATCGCTGGTTTTTTGCTTGGTGTGACTGATTTTCAGTCTTTGGATTGGGTGGTTTTGCTAAAATTAGCCATTGGTGGTTATTGCATGGTGGGAGCTTCAAACGCATTCAATCAAGTGATCGAAAAAGATTTGGATGCCTTGATGGACAGAACTAAAAATCGTCCTATTCCAGCTGGCAGAATGTCGCCAAATTTGGCTTTAGTAATTGCGAGTGTTCTCACTATTATTGGAATTGTTTTGCTTTATAGTATCAATCCAAAATCAGCCATGTTTGGTGCGATTTCTATTTTTTTATACACAAGTTTATATACTCCTTTAAAAACGGTGACTTCCTTGTCGGTTTTTGTGGGAGCTTTTCCAGGAGCAATTCCTTTTATGTTAGGCTGGGTTGCAGCAACAGGAGAGTTTGGTATTGAGGCTGGAACTTTGTTTTTAATTCAGTTTTTCTGGCAGTTTCCTCACTTTTGGGCAATTGGTTGGTTTTTATATGAAGATTACGAAAAAGCGGGTTTCTTTATGTTGCCAACAGGTAAAAAAGATAAAGGAACAGCTTTGCAAATTATATTATATACCGTTTGGTTAATAGTTGCGTCACTTTTGCCTTCCTTGGGATATACGGGGCAATTATTTATTTCGCCTATCGCAGCGGTTTTAGTATTCTTGCTCGGACTTTGGATGCTTTTTTACGCAGTGAAATTATATCAATCAAGAACAGCAAAAGCAGCAAGAACCTTAATGTTGGTAAGTGTTTCTTATATTACCTTATTACAATTAATTTACATATTTGATAAATTTTTAAGATAG